The proteins below are encoded in one region of Phaseolus vulgaris cultivar G19833 chromosome 1, P. vulgaris v2.0, whole genome shotgun sequence:
- the LOC137815775 gene encoding uncharacterized protein, producing MPFSYEIMSVVVPPGLVGVKATFTGVEDPETHLTAFHTQMMLSRGLRCCVLQAVHEHPERDYSGVVREPTRWPHHFVSAVLQVVHGAVYREQGTPVVSYDLFDVRKNQCESLRDYLSRFGAQVVRLPSKDEDMLVHAFKKGVLPGPFSESLIRNPPSTFAEIRRRVVAHIVAETEVSEKRGSAAPTKSRGGPSRSQQPMRMHEAKEGKKAQGKPRPYEPRKDQGRGRARESNAPPRFDFVVELAELIAIPAIAARLRAPEKTDKVLGRKKNVWCEFHQAYGHSLHTCLALGHQLAELVKSGFLSDYLRETQGDRTSGPPAEDPQHEVPVHGEVHTIAGGFSGGGCTASHRKRYARSVMTVDSVEDHSPDADITFTKADLRDVVLHDNDPIVISLVTTGRKVHRVLVDQGSSKDVMFWPTFNKLQLSLDHLRPYPGCLYDFARDQVEVRGYIELRTTFTDGTVARTEKIKYLMVIRLQHTVGKADAQQIGSCTVDEAHEVEVVVDGGGSNHHQVGPEGS from the coding sequence ATGCCTTTCTCATATGAGATTATGAGTGTAGTGGTGCCACCAGGCTTGGTGGGGGTGAAAGCCACGTTTACAGGggtggaggacccagagacgcatcTGACAGCgtttcacacccagatgatgctctctAGGGGGCTCagatgctgtgtattgcaagctgttcatgagcaccctgagcgGGATTACtctggagtggttcgtgagcctaccaGATGGCCACATCACTTCGTTTCAGCAGTTCTCCAAGTTGTTCATGGAGCAGTGTATCGTGAACAGGGCACCCCAGTGGTGTCGTATGATTTGTTCGACGTGCGAAAAAACCAATGTGAGTCCCTCAGGGATTACCTTAGTCGTTTTGGAGCTCAGGTAGTGAGGCTGCCCAgtaaagatgaagatatgctggtgcatgcgTTCAAGAAAGGGGTTCTGCCGGGCCCTTTCAGTGAATCTTTGATCAGAAATCCCCCCAGCACCTTCGCAGAGATTAGGCGTCGTGTTGTGGCGCACAttgtggcagaaacagaggtttctgagaagaggggaagcgcgGCCCCGACCAAGTCGCGCGGAGGACCGAGCAGGTCTCAGCAGCCAATGAGGatgcatgaggccaaagaagGAAAGAAGGCTCAGGGGAAGCCTCGCCCTTACGAGCCTAGGAAGGACCAAGGCAGGGGGCGCGCGAGGGAGAGCAATGCGCCCCCCAGGTTTgactttgtggtggaattgGCGGAGCTGATTGCCATTCCAGCCATAGCGGCAAGGTTGCGAGCACCAGAGAAGACTGACaaggtactcggaaggaagaagaacgtgtggtgtgagtttcaccaggcttATGGCCACTCACTCCACACttgtttggcgttgggacaccaactcgCGGAGTTGGTAAAAAGTGGCTTTTTGAGCGATTACTTGCGGGAGACGCAAGGTGATCGGACGTCGGGGCCACCAGCAGAAGATCCGCAGCACGAGGTACCTGTGCATGGGGAGGTGCACACGATCGCCGGGGGCTTCTCCGGAGGAGGGTGTACAGCCTCTCACAGGAAGAGGTACGCTCGGTCGGTGATGACTGTCGACTCGGTGGAAGATCATTCCCCCGATGCTGACATTACGTTTACAAAGGCGGATCTCCGGGACGTTGTGCTCCACGACAACGATCCTATAGTCATCTCCCTCGTCACGACAGGGAGAAAGGTACACAGGGTcctcgtggaccagggaagctcgaaggacgtgatgttctggccgacgttcaACAAGCTGCAGCTGTCCCTTGATCATCTTAGGCCATACCCGGGGTGCTTGTATGACTTCGCAAGGGACCAGGTGGAGGTACGAGGCTACATAGAGCTGAGGACCACGTTCACGGATGGGACCGTGGCCCGCACTGAAAAAATTAAGTACCTAATGGTCATCCGcctacaacatactgttgggaaggccgacGCTCAACAGATTGGGAGCTGTAccgtcgacgaggcacatgaagttgaagttgTCGTCGACGGAGGGGGCAGTAATCACCATCAAGTCGGACCAGAAGGAAGCTAG